The following proteins come from a genomic window of Cetobacterium somerae ATCC BAA-474:
- a CDS encoding NAD(P)-dependent oxidoreductase — translation MKIDLLQEANRCLNCKKPLCKIHCPISTDIPNIINLFKENKIDEAGEILFTNNPLSIFCSIVCPHEEQCKGHCIKGIKETPVEFPLIEKEISTEYLSKLPLNKKENKKIDIAIIGGGPAGITSAILLAKEGFNVTIFEAFSKLGGVLRFGIPEFRLSRELMDTFEKYLLNLGIKIKYNTLVGPTHTIQNLKNDDFKYIIITTGVWNPKPMDIKGETKGNVHYAINYLVSPESYNLGPNVLVIGGGNVAMDAARVAKRLGSSVTVMYRRGEEDMPATKVEIAEAKEDGVNFKFYYAPKEILDNTMIFLRTESHTDENGRKKLVTLEDTDIAIPYSSIIVAVSQGPKKNIVSSEDRISLEKWGTVIVNDNFETTLENVFSCGDVVTGPKTVVAAVNDAKKVVTNILKKEELI, via the coding sequence TTGAAAATAGATTTACTACAAGAAGCTAACCGTTGCTTAAATTGCAAAAAACCACTTTGTAAAATACATTGTCCTATATCCACAGACATACCTAATATTATAAATTTATTTAAAGAAAATAAAATAGATGAAGCTGGAGAAATTTTATTTACAAATAATCCTTTATCTATATTTTGTTCTATTGTATGTCCTCATGAAGAACAATGTAAAGGTCATTGTATAAAGGGAATTAAAGAAACTCCTGTTGAGTTTCCACTTATTGAAAAAGAAATTTCTACTGAATATCTTTCTAAATTACCTTTAAATAAAAAAGAAAATAAAAAAATAGATATAGCTATTATTGGCGGAGGACCTGCTGGTATTACTTCTGCTATTCTCTTAGCTAAAGAAGGCTTTAATGTTACTATATTTGAAGCTTTTTCTAAGTTGGGTGGTGTCTTAAGATTTGGTATTCCTGAATTTAGACTATCTAGAGAGTTAATGGATACTTTTGAAAAATACCTTTTAAATCTAGGTATTAAAATTAAATATAATACTTTAGTTGGTCCTACTCATACTATTCAAAATTTAAAAAATGATGACTTTAAGTATATTATCATTACAACTGGTGTTTGGAATCCTAAACCTATGGATATAAAAGGAGAAACTAAGGGAAATGTTCACTATGCTATTAACTACCTTGTTTCCCCTGAGTCATATAACCTTGGACCTAACGTTTTAGTTATTGGTGGAGGGAATGTTGCTATGGATGCAGCTAGAGTTGCTAAAAGATTGGGTAGTTCTGTAACAGTAATGTATAGACGTGGTGAAGAAGATATGCCCGCTACTAAAGTTGAAATAGCTGAAGCAAAAGAAGATGGTGTAAATTTCAAATTTTACTATGCTCCAAAAGAAATTTTAGATAATACTATGATTTTTCTAAGAACTGAATCGCATACTGATGAAAATGGAAGAAAAAAACTTGTTACTTTAGAAGATACTGACATTGCAATACCTTATAGCTCGATTATAGTTGCTGTTAGTCAAGGGCCTAAAAAAAACATTGTCTCTTCTGAAGATAGAATTAGTCTTGAAAAATGGGGAACTGTAATTGTTAATGACAATTTTGAAACAACTTTAGAAAATGTATTTTCTTGTGGTGATGTAGTTACTGGTCCTAAGACTGTCGTTGCTGCTGTTAATGATGCTAAAAAAGTAGTTACTAATATCTTAAAAAAAGAGGAGTTGATTTAA
- a CDS encoding pyridoxal phosphate-dependent aminotransferase, translating to MKLSKRALEMNFSPIRKLIPLADAAEAKGIKVYKLNIGQPNVVTPDSFFEGLHNYKEKIVKYSHSQGIPQLLESFAKSYQKMGINVKEEDLLITQGGSEAIMFVLMAICNEGDNILIPEPFYSNYTSFCQFAGAEVVPIETTIETSFHLPSKEKIESLITDKTRAIMLSNPVNPTGTVYTKDEIEMIAQIAKEKDIYIIADEVYRQFVYDDIPYTSFMQLDDVKDRVILVDSISKHYSACGARIGLIASKNKELMSCIMKFSQARLCVSTIEQHAASNLINTMDNYLEDVRIKYQNRRDLLFSYLNRIPGVVCYKPHGAFYAFAKLPIDNAEKFAKWLLTDYSYENQTLLLAPGPGFYQSEGKGENEVRFSFCTSVDDIENSMIILRRALEEYNRIER from the coding sequence ATGAAATTATCAAAAAGAGCATTAGAAATGAATTTTTCACCAATAAGAAAGTTGATTCCTCTGGCCGATGCAGCAGAAGCAAAGGGAATAAAAGTTTATAAATTAAATATAGGACAACCAAATGTAGTGACACCAGATTCATTTTTTGAAGGATTACATAACTATAAAGAGAAAATAGTTAAATACTCTCATTCACAAGGAATACCACAACTATTGGAAAGTTTTGCTAAAAGCTACCAAAAGATGGGAATTAATGTAAAAGAAGAGGATTTATTAATAACTCAGGGTGGTAGTGAGGCTATTATGTTTGTCTTAATGGCTATATGTAATGAGGGAGACAATATATTAATACCAGAGCCTTTTTATTCAAACTATACAAGTTTTTGCCAGTTTGCAGGGGCAGAGGTAGTACCTATTGAAACAACAATAGAAACTAGTTTTCATTTACCGTCAAAGGAAAAAATCGAATCTTTAATAACAGATAAAACAAGAGCTATAATGTTATCAAATCCAGTTAATCCAACAGGAACTGTTTATACAAAAGATGAAATAGAGATGATAGCACAGATAGCTAAAGAAAAAGATATATATATAATAGCAGATGAGGTATATAGACAATTTGTTTATGATGATATTCCTTATACATCTTTTATGCAATTAGATGATGTAAAAGATAGAGTAATACTAGTAGATAGTATATCTAAACACTACAGTGCATGTGGAGCAAGAATAGGTCTGATAGCTAGCAAAAATAAAGAGCTAATGAGCTGTATAATGAAGTTTAGCCAAGCTAGACTATGTGTTTCAACAATTGAACAACATGCAGCATCAAATTTAATAAATACAATGGATAACTATTTAGAAGATGTAAGAATAAAATATCAAAATAGAAGAGATTTATTATTTTCATATTTAAATAGAATACCAGGAGTAGTTTGTTATAAACCTCATGGAGCATTTTATGCTTTTGCAAAATTACCAATAGATAATGCAGAAAAATTTGCAAAATGGTTATTGACAGATTACTCATATGAAAATCAAACGCTTTTATTAGCTCCAGGTCCTGGATTTTATCAAAGCGAAGGAAAAGGAGAGAATGAAGTGAGATTTTCTTTCTGTACAAGTGTTGATGATATAGAGAATTCGATGATAATTTTAAGAAGAGCATTAGAAGAATACAATAGAATAGAGAGATAA
- the pyrE gene encoding orotate phosphoribosyltransferase: MSREKNIAKSLLGTEAVRLSVKDPFTFVSGIKSPIYCDNRKMIGFPKERQVVVDAFIEVLKEKEFDIVAGTATAGIPWAAFIAQEMNVPMAYIRGEKKAHGAGRQIEGAEFEEKKVIIIEDLISTGGSSIKAVAAAREAGAIDVEVLAIFSYEFEKAYKNFEQDHIPWTTLSNFASLINVATEENYIDSEEAEIALKWNKTPDTWGK; this comes from the coding sequence ATGTCTAGAGAAAAAAATATAGCAAAATCATTATTAGGAACAGAGGCAGTTAGATTAAGTGTAAAGGATCCATTTACTTTTGTATCAGGAATAAAAAGTCCAATCTATTGTGACAATAGAAAAATGATAGGATTCCCTAAAGAGAGACAAGTTGTAGTAGATGCTTTTATAGAAGTTTTAAAAGAAAAAGAGTTTGACATTGTAGCAGGAACAGCAACAGCAGGAATTCCATGGGCAGCATTTATAGCTCAAGAGATGAATGTACCAATGGCTTATATTAGAGGAGAAAAGAAGGCTCATGGTGCAGGAAGACAAATTGAAGGAGCTGAATTTGAAGAGAAAAAAGTAATAATAATAGAAGACTTAATATCAACAGGAGGAAGCTCGATAAAGGCTGTAGCAGCTGCAAGAGAAGCAGGAGCTATTGATGTTGAAGTATTAGCAATATTCTCATATGAGTTTGAAAAAGCATATAAGAACTTTGAGCAAGACCATATTCCTTGGACTACACTTTCAAACTTTGCTTCATTAATTAACGTTGCGACAGAAGAGAACTATATAGATTCAGAAGAAGCTGAAATAGCTTTAAAGTGGAATAAAACTCCTGATACTTGGGGAAAATAA